A stretch of Christensenellaceae bacterium DNA encodes these proteins:
- a CDS encoding deoxyribonucleoside regulator — MNKEYINAMVKAQKSIAQRRLMVRIAKMYYYDNMSQQAIADVLEISRSNVSRLLRMSREMDIVDIRINDASLKSIEISEKLKDMFALKQMIVVPSNHDPNINLSNIGVAAARYLEKQLKDDMKVGMSWGLSVYQTISQFTPVVRANIDVVQLMGGTAWDDSYMYGVQLILSFADKVGGSAKMLHSPLTVKTRQVHDLLMQEDDIQRHFKMTGKLDIAVIGIGSNFADVSTMVHSNYITKKESEQLWNSGIKCHICGRHVDMDGRQADIEYNKRVIGIELDDLKKIGNVIAIAGGKHKVAPIAAALRGGYINTLVTDEETAILVEREVTGQQ, encoded by the coding sequence ATGAACAAAGAATATATTAATGCTATGGTAAAAGCGCAGAAATCGATCGCGCAGCGCAGGCTGATGGTCCGTATTGCCAAAATGTATTATTACGACAATATGTCTCAGCAAGCGATCGCCGACGTACTGGAAATATCGCGGTCCAACGTGTCGCGCCTGCTGCGCATGTCACGGGAAATGGATATCGTGGACATCAGGATCAACGACGCTTCGCTGAAATCGATTGAGATCAGCGAAAAGCTGAAAGATATGTTTGCCTTAAAGCAAATGATCGTTGTACCCTCCAATCACGATCCGAATATTAACCTTTCCAATATAGGAGTGGCGGCGGCGCGGTATCTGGAAAAACAATTGAAAGACGATATGAAAGTAGGGATGTCGTGGGGCCTGAGCGTATACCAGACAATATCCCAGTTTACGCCCGTTGTCCGCGCCAATATAGACGTAGTACAACTGATGGGCGGGACTGCCTGGGATGATTCTTATATGTACGGCGTACAACTGATCTTAAGTTTTGCGGATAAGGTCGGTGGAAGCGCCAAGATGCTGCATTCCCCCCTGACGGTGAAGACCCGGCAGGTGCACGACCTGCTGATGCAGGAAGATGACATCCAGCGCCATTTTAAAATGACGGGGAAGCTTGATATTGCGGTAATCGGTATCGGAAGCAACTTTGCGGATGTAAGCACCATGGTGCATTCTAATTACATCACCAAGAAAGAATCCGAGCAACTGTGGAACAGCGGGATCAAGTGCCATATCTGCGGTAGGCATGTCGATATGGACGGCAGGCAGGCGGATATTGAATATAATAAGCGGGTCATCGGCATCGAGCTTGATGATTTAAAAAAGATAGGGAACGTCATTGCGATTGCAGGGGGAAAACACAAGGTTGCCCCCATAGCGGCCGCCTTGCGCGGTGGATATATCAATACGCTGGTTACGGATGAAGAAACGGCGATCCTTGTAGAGCGGGAGGTGACGGGACAGCAATAA
- a CDS encoding hydrolase has protein sequence MQARITYLDNSGFAVKTRQHFLIFDCWNMQPEQGKTGLDGGTIDPAEIAGENVFVFVSHGHGDHYNSGIFKWSRQIENIHYILSDDIRGTKEALYTRPDERYDLMDIHIRTLRSTDEGVAFLIQTDGLTVYHAGDLNWWHWEGEDPDWNIQMGEDYRLEVGKLAKEKIDIAFIPVDPRLKADMLRGIEYFMDITDVKMVIPMHYGGDANMAEQALKDAHIRHNERIIAPMKRGQTIVFKG, from the coding sequence ATGCAGGCAAGGATTACATATCTTGATAACAGTGGCTTTGCGGTAAAGACAAGGCAGCATTTCCTTATCTTTGATTGCTGGAACATGCAGCCGGAGCAGGGAAAGACAGGGCTTGACGGCGGAACGATCGACCCTGCGGAAATTGCGGGAGAAAACGTGTTTGTCTTCGTATCCCACGGCCACGGGGATCATTATAATTCCGGAATCTTCAAATGGTCGAGGCAAATCGAAAATATACATTATATTTTATCGGACGATATTCGCGGGACGAAAGAAGCGCTGTATACAAGGCCTGACGAACGTTACGATCTGATGGATATTCATATCAGAACGCTGCGCTCGACGGACGAGGGTGTGGCTTTCCTGATACAAACGGACGGGCTTACGGTCTACCATGCCGGAGACCTTAACTGGTGGCACTGGGAAGGAGAGGATCCTGACTGGAACATACAGATGGGGGAGGACTATCGACTAGAGGTAGGAAAGCTGGCAAAAGAGAAGATCGATATCGCTTTCATACCGGTAGATCCGCGGCTTAAGGCCGATATGCTGCGGGGCATTGAATACTTTATGGATATTACAGACGTAAAGATGGTCATCCCCATGCACTATGGCGGGGATGCAAATATGGCAGAGCAGGCGCTAAAAGACGCACATATCCGGCATAACGAACGTATCATAGCGCCGATGAAGCGGGGACAAACAATAGTTTTTAAGGGATAA
- the pflF_2 gene encoding glycyl radical enzyme — protein sequence MKYYQEQGQTVTKHEFLGRPVVRSQRINNLRDLLIDATPQICSDRAKLLTQAYQKYKSEPTVLKRAKAFKHILENMQISILDGELIVGSLGVKLRCAPIFPEFGMDWVIEELDGNPVRPEERPGDRYLIDEEDEKVLREIHSFWHGNDHESRCKAMLPKETEIGKKIGVTDSYWLMIGGDGHLTVDLKSIADKGLRDVIARAQKRLAELDLSDPESIEQKPFLESVVITCEAVIAFAHRYAQLAVEMAKTEKDAQRKKELMKIAEVCQNVPENPARDFHEAAQSLWFINLTMQIENNGHSISFGRYDQTMIDIYKKDVEAGNIEYDDALEIIECVFLKMFQLQKITCWDNTKAFSGYQLFQNFTVGGQDRNGKDSANEVSFLVLNAQAAIALNTPSISLRYHNRINERLLYASFDVVRIGGGQPAMYSDEVYIPALVNRGIPWEDAVNYSIVGCVEAIIEGKQTGRPNGAGFINLGKILELSLYNGKDPNTDICMCEGTGKLSDFKNYEELYEAFKTQARYYFKQQIMTDNIIDKCTELGIADPYVSSLVHDCIERGKVMKAGGAIYDYCGPLYVGVANVGNSLAAIKKVVFDDKKITAEQLMHALETNYEDMTTKPTGAEIQKMMLDAPKYGNDDDYVDDIMVDYFRFICEETAKYHTTRYGRGPIGGTWQPSTSSVSSNVPFGSFVGATPDGRKAGDALADTSSPMHGTDTNGITSSLKSVGKLPTVLVSGGQLLNVKVMPASLEPGPNLKKLVDVVRTYFSDYKGMHVQINCVSADTLKAAQDNPSEYKDLMVRVAGYSALFTPLDKALQDDIIERTEHAV from the coding sequence GCCGCAGATATGCTCGGACAGGGCAAAGCTTTTGACGCAGGCATATCAGAAATATAAATCTGAGCCGACTGTCTTAAAGCGCGCAAAGGCTTTCAAACATATTCTCGAAAATATGCAGATCAGCATACTTGACGGAGAGCTCATCGTAGGAAGCCTCGGCGTTAAATTAAGATGCGCGCCGATCTTTCCTGAATTCGGGATGGACTGGGTCATCGAAGAACTGGACGGCAATCCGGTACGGCCGGAGGAGCGCCCGGGCGACCGCTACCTGATCGACGAAGAAGATGAAAAGGTACTGCGGGAAATCCACAGCTTCTGGCACGGGAACGACCATGAGTCGCGTTGTAAGGCGATGCTGCCCAAGGAAACGGAAATCGGCAAGAAGATCGGCGTTACGGATTCTTACTGGCTTATGATCGGCGGCGACGGCCACCTGACGGTAGACCTTAAAAGCATTGCCGATAAGGGCCTTAGAGACGTAATCGCGCGCGCGCAAAAGCGCCTCGCGGAGCTTGACCTTTCCGATCCGGAGTCCATTGAACAGAAGCCGTTTTTGGAATCTGTCGTAATTACCTGCGAAGCGGTTATAGCTTTTGCTCACCGTTATGCGCAGCTTGCGGTTGAAATGGCAAAAACGGAAAAGGACGCGCAGCGTAAGAAAGAACTGATGAAGATCGCGGAAGTGTGCCAGAACGTACCGGAAAATCCGGCGAGGGATTTCCACGAGGCGGCGCAATCGCTGTGGTTCATCAATTTGACGATGCAGATCGAAAACAACGGCCATTCCATCTCGTTCGGCCGTTACGATCAGACGATGATCGATATTTACAAAAAAGACGTGGAAGCGGGCAATATCGAATACGACGACGCGCTCGAAATCATCGAATGCGTATTCCTGAAGATGTTCCAGCTTCAGAAGATTACCTGCTGGGATAATACGAAAGCATTCAGCGGATACCAGCTGTTCCAGAACTTTACGGTCGGCGGACAGGACCGCAACGGAAAAGACAGCGCCAATGAAGTATCGTTCCTCGTGCTTAATGCACAGGCGGCGATTGCGCTCAACACGCCGTCCATCTCCCTGCGTTACCACAACCGCATCAATGAGAGACTGCTGTACGCGTCTTTCGACGTGGTCCGCATCGGCGGCGGCCAGCCGGCTATGTACAGCGATGAAGTTTATATTCCGGCGCTTGTTAACAGGGGAATCCCGTGGGAAGACGCCGTCAATTATTCCATCGTAGGCTGCGTGGAAGCGATCATCGAAGGAAAACAGACAGGACGTCCGAACGGCGCGGGTTTCATCAACCTCGGCAAAATCCTCGAACTTTCGCTCTACAATGGCAAAGATCCCAATACGGACATCTGCATGTGCGAAGGTACGGGCAAGCTGTCTGATTTCAAAAATTATGAAGAACTGTACGAAGCGTTCAAGACGCAGGCGAGATACTATTTCAAGCAGCAGATCATGACGGACAACATCATCGATAAGTGCACGGAGCTGGGGATCGCCGATCCGTACGTTTCTTCACTGGTACACGATTGTATCGAGCGCGGCAAGGTCATGAAAGCCGGCGGCGCGATCTACGATTACTGCGGACCGCTTTATGTAGGCGTTGCCAACGTCGGGAACTCGCTCGCGGCCATCAAGAAAGTTGTCTTTGACGATAAGAAGATTACGGCGGAGCAGCTTATGCACGCGCTGGAAACAAACTATGAAGATATGACGACAAAGCCCACCGGCGCGGAAATCCAGAAAATGATGCTGGATGCTCCCAAATACGGGAACGACGACGATTATGTAGACGACATCATGGTGGATTATTTCCGCTTCATCTGCGAGGAGACGGCGAAATACCACACGACAAGATATGGCCGCGGCCCCATCGGCGGTACATGGCAGCCGTCCACCAGCTCGGTTTCTTCCAACGTACCGTTCGGCTCCTTTGTGGGCGCGACACCGGACGGAAGAAAAGCGGGCGACGCTCTTGCGGATACTTCTTCGCCGATGCACGGCACAGATACCAACGGTATCACGTCGTCCCTAAAATCGGTAGGCAAGCTGCCGACAGTTCTCGTATCCGGCGGACAGCTTCTGAACGTAAAGGTTATGCCGGCGTCCTTAGAGCCAGGCCCGAACCTCAAGAAGCTGGTAGACGTTGTACGCACATATTTCAGCGACTACAAGGGAATGCATGTACAGATCAACTGTGTATCGGCAGATACGCTCAAGGCCGCGCAGGACAATCCGTCCGAATACAAAGACCTGATGGTCCGTGTGGCGGGATACAGCGCATTGTTTACGCCGCTTGACAAGGCTTTGCAGGACGACATCATCGAACGTACGGAGCACGCGGTCTGA
- a CDS encoding galactitol-1-phosphate 5-dehydrogenase: MSKMKASVFYEPFKMQMEEVDIPTIAANEVLVKVKAVGICGSDLEYYFGGSPLTTPDGKGPLILGHETAGIVEDPGEIGASMGLKKGDKVVVNPVAPCFACKPCLHGHYNECDNVKVYGVGENGAFAEYVKAAATNVYKIPEGMSLEMGALAEPMACASYGMKKLDIQQGDTAIVFGCGTIGLLDVQLAHMNGAGQVIAVDVVDYNLEKALELGALHAFNTLDKDSKYYTADLAESIRKINNGRLADKAILPTGAMSAWQQALEVTAPCSTIVYFGLPSKADAVLQIPALDAIYNDRNIKFSWLAPLVWDNVFTALANGRVKLDSLITHRFALDDIEEGIKFMRESKEKKIKGIMVIDD, translated from the coding sequence ATGAGTAAAATGAAAGCCAGTGTATTTTATGAACCCTTTAAAATGCAAATGGAGGAAGTAGACATCCCTACAATCGCTGCCAATGAAGTGCTTGTGAAAGTAAAAGCAGTAGGAATCTGCGGCTCCGACCTTGAGTATTATTTCGGCGGCAGCCCGCTTACTACGCCGGATGGCAAAGGGCCGTTGATCCTTGGACACGAGACGGCTGGTATTGTGGAAGATCCGGGCGAAATCGGCGCTTCCATGGGCCTTAAAAAAGGCGATAAGGTCGTTGTAAATCCGGTGGCGCCGTGCTTTGCCTGCAAACCGTGCCTGCACGGCCATTACAACGAATGCGACAACGTAAAGGTTTATGGCGTAGGCGAGAACGGCGCGTTTGCGGAATATGTGAAAGCTGCGGCGACTAATGTTTATAAGATTCCGGAGGGCATGTCTTTGGAAATGGGCGCGCTTGCAGAGCCCATGGCCTGCGCGAGCTACGGTATGAAAAAACTCGACATTCAGCAGGGTGATACGGCTATTGTATTCGGTTGCGGCACGATCGGCCTCCTTGACGTTCAGCTCGCCCACATGAACGGCGCAGGACAGGTAATCGCGGTGGACGTAGTGGACTATAACCTCGAAAAAGCGTTGGAACTGGGCGCGTTGCACGCGTTCAATACGCTTGATAAGGATTCCAAATATTACACGGCGGACCTCGCGGAAAGCATCCGCAAGATCAACAACGGCCGCCTTGCAGACAAGGCGATCCTGCCCACGGGCGCAATGAGCGCATGGCAGCAGGCGCTGGAAGTAACGGCTCCGTGCTCCACGATCGTATACTTCGGACTGCCGTCCAAGGCGGACGCAGTACTGCAGATTCCGGCTCTGGACGCGATCTATAACGACAGGAACATCAAGTTCTCATGGTTGGCCCCGCTCGTTTGGGATAACGTATTTACAGCCCTTGCCAATGGACGCGTGAAACTGGATTCGCTGATTACGCACCGTTTTGCTCTTGACGACATCGAGGAGGGCATTAAATTCATGCGTGAATCCAAGGAAAAGAAGATCAAAGGCATTATGGTAATCGACGACTAA
- a CDS encoding putative DNA modification/repair radical SAM protein, which produces MDIFKKLEILADSAKYDVACTSSGVDRKAGPGGIGSSVACGICHSFAADGRCISLLKVLMTNICVYDCKYCVNRVSNDVPRAMFSPRELADLTIHFYKRNYIEGLFLSSGVVKNADYTCELMIKTLRILREEYKFYGYIHAKAIPGASSALLEQLGMLADRMSVNIEMPSSSSLKLLAPNKTKDAVLKPMEFIRDRKRENTQELTLYKHAPKFAPAGQSTQMIVGATPETDYQILSLTEGLYKKYRLKRVFFSAYIPVVENSLLPSLETKPPLLREHRLYQADWLLRFYQFSASEILDEKNPNFNPFIDPKCNWALHNMDRFPIEVNRAPYEELLRVPGVGVRSAKRILQTRRACALNFDGLKKLGVVLKRAKYFLTCGGKMYDGVRFTQEDVLLSMMSKKTLAQYKISPYCPNGSKQLSLFEQSGLLGEEMRKCLTGKL; this is translated from the coding sequence ATGGATATTTTCAAGAAGCTCGAAATTCTTGCGGATTCGGCGAAATACGATGTGGCATGCACGTCGAGCGGCGTGGACAGGAAAGCCGGCCCGGGCGGGATCGGCAGTTCCGTTGCGTGTGGTATCTGCCACAGCTTCGCGGCGGATGGACGGTGTATTTCCCTGCTCAAGGTGCTGATGACAAATATATGCGTTTATGACTGTAAATATTGTGTGAACCGCGTTTCCAACGACGTGCCGCGCGCGATGTTTTCCCCGCGCGAGCTTGCGGACCTGACCATCCATTTTTATAAACGCAATTATATCGAAGGATTGTTCCTCAGTTCGGGAGTGGTGAAAAACGCCGATTATACCTGCGAGCTGATGATCAAAACGTTGCGTATCCTGCGGGAGGAATATAAGTTTTACGGTTATATCCATGCAAAGGCCATCCCCGGAGCGTCGAGCGCGTTGCTCGAGCAGCTGGGCATGCTCGCCGACAGGATGAGCGTCAACATCGAGATGCCGTCTTCCAGCAGCCTAAAACTGCTGGCCCCCAATAAAACAAAGGACGCGGTCTTAAAGCCGATGGAATTCATCCGCGACCGCAAGCGCGAGAATACGCAGGAATTGACGTTATATAAGCACGCGCCGAAATTCGCTCCTGCGGGGCAGAGCACGCAGATGATCGTTGGCGCGACGCCCGAAACAGATTACCAGATCTTAAGCCTCACGGAGGGGCTGTATAAAAAATACCGCTTAAAGCGCGTATTTTTTTCGGCGTATATTCCGGTCGTGGAAAACTCGCTACTGCCGTCCCTGGAAACCAAGCCGCCGTTGCTCCGTGAGCACAGGCTTTACCAAGCGGACTGGCTGCTGCGTTTTTACCAGTTTTCGGCCAGCGAGATACTGGACGAAAAAAATCCCAATTTCAATCCTTTCATCGATCCGAAATGTAACTGGGCATTGCATAATATGGACCGATTTCCCATCGAGGTCAACCGAGCGCCGTACGAAGAACTGCTGCGCGTACCAGGCGTCGGCGTGCGCAGCGCCAAGCGCATTTTGCAAACGCGCCGTGCGTGCGCGCTTAACTTTGACGGCCTGAAAAAACTGGGCGTGGTCTTAAAGCGCGCGAAATATTTCCTCACCTGCGGCGGAAAAATGTACGATGGCGTACGATTCACACAGGAGGATGTGCTTCTTTCCATGATGTCTAAAAAAACGCTGGCGCAATATAAAATAAGCCCGTATTGCCCGAACGGAAGCAAGCAGCTTTCCCTGTTCGAGCAAAGCGGCTTGCTGGGAGAGGAGATGCGCAAATGCCTGACGGGGAAACTGTGA
- a CDS encoding ribulose-phosphate 3-epimerase translates to MSILSTSILGCNAMFLGENVEAVKKAGTDFVHVDIMDGVYVKNIAFGPKTVSDIKSFSDTKVEVHLELHNPENYVEMFDQAGADALVFQLGTTTNPIRLLKEIHARGMMAGIALNPADPWENLKHLTDYADYIIMMSVEPGFGNQVFEESVYQKVRELKEFLTANGRKIPIGVDGSVNLERAQKLKTLGADWFIVGSAIFSSGSREDQVAKFRTIIG, encoded by the coding sequence TTGTCAATACTGTCTACATCAATTTTAGGCTGTAATGCAATGTTTTTGGGAGAAAATGTAGAAGCGGTCAAAAAGGCCGGTACCGATTTCGTCCATGTGGACATCATGGATGGGGTATATGTCAAAAATATCGCATTTGGTCCGAAAACAGTAAGTGATATCAAAAGCTTTTCCGATACGAAAGTGGAAGTGCACTTAGAGCTCCACAATCCGGAAAATTATGTGGAAATGTTCGATCAGGCCGGAGCAGATGCGCTCGTTTTCCAACTGGGAACCACGACAAATCCGATCCGCCTGTTAAAAGAAATACATGCGAGGGGAATGATGGCCGGTATAGCGCTTAATCCGGCGGACCCGTGGGAAAACTTAAAGCACCTTACAGATTATGCGGATTATATCATCATGATGAGCGTAGAGCCGGGTTTTGGAAACCAGGTTTTTGAAGAAAGCGTTTATCAAAAGGTACGGGAGCTGAAAGAATTTCTCACTGCAAACGGAAGAAAGATCCCCATAGGGGTGGACGGATCGGTGAATCTGGAGCGTGCGCAAAAGCTGAAAACCCTTGGCGCTGACTGGTTTATCGTAGGTTCCGCAATATTCAGCTCGGGCAGCCGCGAAGATCAGGTTGCCAAATTTAGAACGATTATAGGTTAA
- a CDS encoding carbohydrate kinase yields the protein MSRTECVLGIDMGTSSVKVGLFDLQGQPVAFADASYPLYTPKSGWAEQKTDEWWSAICTATRAVMEKSGITPDSIRGMSVDTTCCTVLMADKHMNILGPAIMWMDVRASAQAKRITATGNDALKYNGYGNVSAESMPAKALWLKENESELYAKAEHVFECVDWLMYKLTGELVASIDTTSPRWYYNRAESGWPVSLYEEIGLADVLEKFPDTVLDMGVKVGALQKQAAQELGLAAGIPVGEGGADAFVGMLGLNVVSPGSIAMITGTSHLHLGLTDKEMHAQGMWGSYPDAVVPGLQLIEGGQTSTGAIVNWFKSGYCGDIAKTAKEQGKSVYDLLNDGASKLPVGAEGLLALDYFQGNRTPYADPDIRGMFYGLSLKHTPYHLYRAILESICYGTELIMEVFRKGGMRPDGIYISGGAVKSELWTQMHADVCNLPIYIPKVTEGPCLGSAILGAVAAGVYDTIETAANSMVTIERTIEPDQKRHEEYVFYYKKYVEFYELAKGWMHSLTMHI from the coding sequence ATGAGCAGGACGGAATGTGTACTCGGAATCGATATGGGAACAAGCAGCGTCAAAGTAGGTCTCTTTGACCTGCAGGGGCAGCCGGTTGCTTTTGCGGATGCTTCTTATCCGCTCTATACGCCAAAATCCGGCTGGGCCGAGCAAAAGACGGACGAATGGTGGAGCGCGATTTGTACTGCCACCAGGGCGGTCATGGAAAAAAGCGGTATAACGCCGGACAGTATTCGTGGCATGAGCGTCGATACGACATGCTGCACCGTGCTCATGGCCGATAAGCACATGAATATCCTGGGCCCTGCAATTATGTGGATGGATGTGCGCGCGTCGGCGCAGGCAAAGAGAATAACGGCAACAGGAAACGACGCGCTCAAATATAACGGCTATGGCAACGTATCGGCGGAATCCATGCCGGCAAAGGCGCTGTGGCTGAAAGAAAATGAAAGCGAGCTGTATGCAAAGGCAGAGCACGTTTTCGAATGCGTGGACTGGCTGATGTATAAGCTCACCGGCGAGCTTGTGGCAAGCATCGACACAACATCCCCGCGCTGGTACTACAACAGGGCGGAAAGCGGCTGGCCGGTTTCCCTCTACGAAGAGATTGGACTTGCGGACGTACTGGAGAAGTTTCCGGACACTGTTCTTGATATGGGCGTCAAGGTTGGCGCTCTGCAAAAACAGGCGGCGCAGGAGCTGGGGCTTGCGGCAGGAATCCCCGTTGGCGAAGGCGGCGCGGATGCGTTTGTCGGCATGCTGGGGTTAAACGTCGTATCTCCCGGCAGCATTGCGATGATCACCGGTACCTCGCACCTGCACCTCGGACTTACGGATAAGGAAATGCACGCGCAGGGCATGTGGGGCTCGTATCCGGACGCGGTAGTTCCCGGGCTGCAGCTCATCGAGGGCGGGCAAACATCCACCGGCGCCATCGTAAACTGGTTTAAATCAGGTTACTGCGGCGATATTGCAAAGACGGCGAAAGAACAGGGAAAAAGCGTTTACGATCTCTTAAACGACGGAGCGTCCAAACTGCCGGTCGGCGCGGAAGGACTATTGGCCCTCGATTATTTCCAGGGCAACCGTACGCCGTATGCGGATCCCGATATTCGCGGCATGTTTTATGGCCTGTCTTTAAAGCATACGCCTTACCACCTGTATCGGGCGATTCTGGAATCCATCTGCTACGGAACGGAACTGATTATGGAAGTGTTCCGCAAAGGCGGTATGCGGCCGGATGGTATTTATATTTCCGGCGGCGCGGTCAAAAGCGAGCTATGGACGCAGATGCATGCGGACGTATGCAATTTGCCGATCTATATCCCGAAAGTGACGGAGGGCCCGTGCCTCGGATCGGCGATCCTCGGCGCGGTAGCAGCCGGCGTATACGATACTATCGAAACGGCGGCAAACAGCATGGTAACGATCGAAAGAACGATCGAACCGGATCAGAAAAGACATGAGGAATACGTATTTTATTATAAGAAATATGTAGAATTCTATGAATTAGCGAAGGGATGGATGCATAGCTTGACAATGCACATTTGA
- the yhbD gene encoding hypothetical protein encodes MNLISKKDLLARTGISYGQLYRWKRQRLIPDEWFVKQSSYTGQETFFPREQVLSRIQSILELKDTHSMEELAKLFSPEISGGTMTAENALGAEEIDARLVRVLRDDYDKESYEFYEVVLLAVVTQAMKKAGIPPEKAAKLFMRGDTVMEEKKFSGMMCIVFVSGKKYRIAFAQGSVLFDESVEVIGKWPLDDMAGKIKIKYQDIWK; translated from the coding sequence TTGAACCTAATATCAAAAAAGGACCTGTTGGCCCGTACGGGAATATCCTACGGGCAACTTTACCGGTGGAAGAGGCAAAGGCTGATACCGGACGAATGGTTCGTCAAGCAATCGTCGTACACAGGGCAGGAAACTTTTTTTCCGCGGGAACAGGTTTTAAGCAGGATACAATCTATTTTAGAGCTTAAGGATACGCATTCCATGGAAGAACTTGCCAAACTGTTTTCACCTGAAATATCCGGCGGAACGATGACTGCAGAAAACGCGCTGGGCGCAGAGGAAATAGACGCGCGGCTGGTCAGGGTTCTCAGGGATGATTATGACAAGGAAAGCTATGAGTTTTATGAAGTGGTGCTCCTCGCGGTGGTTACGCAAGCAATGAAAAAAGCGGGTATCCCGCCGGAAAAAGCAGCCAAGCTGTTTATGCGCGGCGATACGGTAATGGAAGAAAAAAAGTTTTCCGGCATGATGTGTATCGTATTCGTATCCGGCAAGAAATACCGGATCGCGTTTGCACAGGGAAGCGTCTTGTTTGACGAAAGCGTGGAAGTGATCGGAAAGTGGCCGCTTGACGATATGGCAGGGAAGATCAAAATCAAATACCAGGATATTTGGAAATGA
- a CDS encoding pyruvate formate lyase-activating protein, whose amino-acid sequence MFWSDKIEQETKGNVFNVEHYHVHDGEGIRTNVFLKGCNLWCPWCCNPESQVCTPQLVIHNNLCTKCGYCCVDLCAQEAITQKEDGTIVIDKEKCTLCGKCVEMCPNSARELYGKEMSVAEVIKEVEKDSAYYKNSGGGMTISGGEPCMQPVFASELAQAARRRYIGVAMETAGAVSFETLWQVAQYVDEILMDVKFTNEEQFKTISNVPLSVIKENLRKLREHGKYVKMRCPIIPTLNDNDEHIGNLIEWAKELDIQDVDLLPFHQLGKYKYDSLHYDYALGEFKDMDKKIVEKMKDRMVKAGINACIGG is encoded by the coding sequence ATGTTTTGGAGCGATAAAATAGAACAGGAAACAAAAGGAAACGTTTTTAATGTGGAACATTATCATGTCCATGATGGTGAAGGGATTCGGACGAACGTATTTTTAAAGGGTTGCAACCTTTGGTGCCCTTGGTGTTGCAACCCCGAATCCCAGGTCTGCACGCCGCAGTTGGTCATTCATAATAATCTTTGCACAAAATGCGGTTATTGCTGCGTCGATTTGTGCGCGCAGGAGGCGATCACGCAAAAAGAAGACGGAACCATCGTCATCGACAAGGAAAAATGTACATTATGCGGAAAATGCGTAGAGATGTGCCCTAATTCCGCCCGCGAGCTGTATGGCAAGGAAATGAGCGTAGCGGAAGTAATCAAAGAAGTGGAAAAAGACAGCGCGTATTATAAAAATTCCGGCGGCGGTATGACGATCTCCGGCGGGGAACCATGTATGCAGCCGGTCTTTGCAAGTGAACTGGCACAAGCTGCCCGCAGGCGGTATATAGGCGTTGCCATGGAAACGGCAGGTGCCGTATCGTTTGAAACGTTATGGCAGGTCGCGCAGTATGTGGACGAGATCCTGATGGATGTGAAGTTCACAAATGAGGAGCAGTTCAAGACCATCTCAAATGTACCGCTTTCCGTGATCAAGGAAAACTTAAGGAAGCTGCGCGAGCATGGAAAGTATGTGAAAATGCGCTGCCCGATCATACCGACGCTCAACGACAACGACGAGCATATCGGCAATTTGATTGAGTGGGCGAAAGAGCTTGATATTCAGGATGTGGACCTGCTGCCGTTCCACCAGCTTGGGAAATACAAATATGATTCGCTTCATTATGATTATGCATTGGGCGAATTCAAGGACATGGATAAAAAGATCGTGGAAAAAATGAAAGACCGCATGGTTAAGGCGGGTATCAACGCCTGCATTGGCGGCTGA